Genomic DNA from Babylonia areolata isolate BAREFJ2019XMU chromosome 9, ASM4173473v1, whole genome shotgun sequence:
ATAGTTTTTCTGGACTTCTATTAAcatgttttgtctttcatctctgtgaaTGAGTTCCATAGTTTTTCTGGACTTCTATTAACATGTATTGTCTTtcatttatgtgaatgagttccATAGTTTTTCTGGACTTCTATTAACATGTATTGTCATTCATCTATGTGAATGAGTTTCATAGTTTTTCTAGATTTCTATTAACATGTTTTGCCTTTCATCTCTCTGAATGAGTTCCATAGTTTTTCTGGACTTCTATTAACATGTGTTGTCTTTCATCTATGTGAATGAGTTTCATAGTTTTTCTTGATTTTAACATGTTTTGTCTTTCATGTCTCTGAATGAGTTCCATAGTTTTTCTTGACTTCTATTAAcatgttttgtctttcatctctctgaATGAGTTCCATAGTTTTTCTTGACTTCTATTAAcatgttttgtctttcatctctctgaATGAGTTCCATAGTTTAGTTTATTTTCTACTAATATGTattgtctttcatctctctgaATGAGTTCCATAGTTTTTCTGGACTTCTGTTAAcatgttttgtctttcatctctctgaATGAGTTCCACAGTTTTTCTGGACTTCTGTTAACATGTTTTGCCTTTCATCTCTCTGAATGAGTTCCATAGTTCTACTAATATGTattgtctttcatctctctgaATGAGTTCCATAGTTTTTCTTGACTTTTATTAACATGTATTGTCTTTCATCTATGTGAATGAGTTCCACAGTTTCTCTCGATTATCTATTAACATGCTGTTTTTCTTTCGCTACTCTGAATGAGttccatgatttctttttttaattttccattaACATGGTTTGTCTTTTATCCATGTAAATGAGTTTCGCATGCGTGTAAATGATTGGTGTGAACGATGAAGAGAGATCTGCTTATAAACACTAACCGTCATCTGCGTTCCTggaagatttacacacacacacacacacacacacacacacacgcgcgcgcacacacacacatgatttataTATCATACTTACATGTTTATAAAGATGAATATAAgcctttatacatacatacatacatacatctctctctctcaaaaaaaaaaaaaaaaaggaagaaaaaaagaagaaaagatagatagatagatagatagatatgcatatccacatagacagagagacagagagagagagagagagagagagagagagagagaagggtgggagagagagagagagaaagagagagaaagagagagagagagagagagagagagagacaatacaatgcacatgcacaaaccacGTAATATTATAATTACCACAAGTGAAACATGATTCGAATTAAATTATACTTATCTAAATCAGGCGACATGTGTATTTTTGCTCGCCGTCAAATAACGAGAACTGCGTCACTGATTGGAATGTTCAGTAACTCTATTCTTgtcaattctttttcttcttcttcttcttctgttaagaCCATAAGGGTATCACTGATGACGTGGCAACCAGTTCTCTTCATTTATCCGTGTTGCGTAtttgtgctttcatacctgtgaaactgcgtctttggtgcatatctgttatgcatgtgtgggtgtttgcgtgtcttcatgttttacatttacttgcttatttatcatcattgttgtcttatttatttatttattattatgattatattattttattattattttcattactactaccttttttatatcataattattatttatttatttatgtaagcttatctatatatttttttttttctcaaggcctgactaagcgcgttgggttacgctgctggtcaggcatctgcttggcagatgtggtgtagcgtatatggatttgtccgaacgcagtgacgcctccttgagctactgaaactgaaactgaaactatccgtGTTCCTCGTCTCAGGGCATCGCTCAGTCtcaagaagggaagaagggaggaaaggaaggaaggaaggaaggaaggaagggagggagggagaagggaaggaagggagggagggaggattgtaTATACATGGAATCAGGACCTGGGGAGCCAAccatggatggagggggggaagggagagagggagggaggaaaggaaggatgggagggaggaaggcaggaaagaagggagggaggaagggagatagcgagggagggaacgagggagggaggaaggaagggatgaagggagcgagagagggagcaaaggagggagggtggaagtgagggaggaagagagggagagaaagagagggaggggggaggaaggaagcgagggaggaaggaagggatgaagggagcgagagagggagcaaaggagggaggaagagagggagggagcaaaggagggaggaagagagggagggaggaaggaagggatgaagggagcgagagagggagcaagggagagagggagggagggaggaagagagggagggaggaaggaagggatgaagggagcgagagagggagcaagggagggagggagtgagggaggaaggaagagagggagggaggaagtgagggagagagagagggggggagggaggaaggaagggatgaagggagcgagagagggagcaaaggagggagggtggaagtgagggaggaagagagggagggaggaagtgagggagagagagagggggggagggagggaggaagtgagggaggaagagagggagggaggaaggaagggaggaaaggagggagggcaaAGGACGGGAGTTGGAAGAAtaaaagtaggaaggaaggaaggagggagggagggaggactatACGTACATGGAATCCGGACCCAGGGAGCCAGCTAGGTacggtgggaggaagggagggagggcgaaGGGAGTTGGAAGAAtgaaagtaggaaggaaggagggagggaggaagggagggcggGCGAAGGAAGGGAGTTGGAAGAAtgaaagtaggaaggaaggaaggagggagggagggaggactatACATACATGGAATCCGgacgcagggagggagggagggcaaagGAATGGAGTTGGAAGAAtgaaagtaggaaggaaggaaggaaggaaggaaggagggaggtagggagggagggagagaggactgTACATACATGGAATCCGGACCCAGATTCCCAACAGTGGAGCCGCTTTGCGAGCCCTGTAGCCATGGGGGGATCCTCTCCTGCCGGGCATCAACAGTGATCATGCtgaacatcgtcgtcatcatcatcatcatcgtcgtcgtcgtcgtcgtcatcatcgttatcaacttcttcttcatcatcatcgtcgtcatcatcttcatcgtcatcgttgttgtcgtcgttgtcaccatgaccatcgttgtcatcattatcgccatatcaacaacaacaacaataataataataacaataataataataatggtaagcATGATAATAaacatgatattaaaaaaagtatgataataataataacaataataatttttccattgtttcctctcttcctctcccccccccccaaccccaacccccaccacttcccccccccccacccaccaccccctaccctccacgtccccctacacaccccttctttctctttgtatttttttaaattaaaaagttTATACCTGATTTCCGTAAGAGGCACTGATCTTGCGCGATCgcattccccctcctccaccgtcTTCGACGCCATAGCCACTAGTGACGGAGGACCTTTGGGCTGAGATGCCAGGGTCTGTGGAGGAGGACATACGCCCGTGGGACACTTGGCTGCTTTTCCGCGAATCTGGGCCATTGTAGAGATTCTCCAGCTTCTTCACCAgctgctgtttctctctcctggAGAGGTACGGGATGGAAAGTGGGAGGGAAGATGGAAGgcaggatgaaaggaaggaaggaaggaaggaaggaaggatggttggtgtggtggtggtggtgggtgagggaagaatggagggagggtgggagggtgttggtaTCGTGCTTGTGTTCTATTGTGTAGCGATGTGTATATGGGTgtttcgtgttgtgctgtgttgttgttgttgtgttgtgttgttgtgtattgtgctgcgctgcgctgcgctgcattgaattgcgttgcgttgcattgcgttgcgttgcattgtattgtgttgtattgcattgcactgcactgcattgtattgaatggtaatgtgtgtgtgttgtactgcacagtattgtattgtgttgtactgtattatattgcatttcaatgcattgcattgtattgtattgaatagcaatgtatatgtgttgttgtactgcatcatattgtattgttgtattgtattatattttattgtatcgcattgcatttcattttgactgcattgtattgttttgtattggatagcaatgtatatgttttgttgtagtgcactatattgcattgtgctgtgctgcactatgttgtattgtgttgaattgtattgtattgtattgcgctgtattgcattgtattgtattgaatagcAATGTATATATGTTGTTGTACTGCacagtattgcattgtaatgtattgtattgtattgtgccgtCTTTCGTCACAGCAGAATAACCCCCGAGGTAAAATCTCAGTGAGGGGCTGTTAGGGACTGTTACACCGAGGCGTGAGGAGCAGGGATAGGAAAGGTGGAGGAAGGGCAGTGGAAGGGGGCGAATGGTCGTATGTCTATTGTGGTACatggaaagcccccccccccccccccccccccccccccccacctttttaaaaattttatcctGCCTGcagaattttatttgttttcctatcgaagtggatttttttttacagaattttgtcagggacaacactattgttgccgtgggttcttttacgtacgctatgtgcatgctgcacacgggacctcgttttatcatctcatccgaatgactagcgtcaagaccaccacacaaggtctagtggaggtggagaaagtaCTGGCAAATATGGGAttagaaccagtgcgctcagattctctcgcttcctgcgcggacgccttacctcaaggccaacacttcaaggccaacactccactaacaGAGGATAATGGACAGAGAACTTAGAAACGGAAGGAGGGGACACGAACACGAAGACCAGAGGCCCATAAATCAAAAACCAGACTTCTGCATGATCCCACAACACGACTGCTGGAAGTGAGTTGGAGTACTGAACCTCCtcgaaagaaactgaaactgaaagtgaaactagcTGGAAGTGAGAAACCACAAATCCAAATACCAGGGGCCATGATCACGATCCCAGAAAATAGGATGTGAGAGACCACAGACCCAAAGATCAGGATCATAAGATCCttgagagatggaagagagagagagagagagagggagagagagacagaggcagagacagagagacagaccaacagagagacagagatagacagacagagagacagagagagactatacTGAGAGAGGCCATTTTGTCAAGGCACTGGCAACAACTAAAGCTTAGTAGGTACACTCACTCATATGATCTCTGAGCCTCTTTGCGGCTTTTCTCGATCTGTTTATGGGCATTTTCTAGCTCTTTTTTCGGAGCAACGACATCATGACGAGGATTCACCGATGTTGACAGCCTACCGGAAGAAGTCTTCCTCATCTTGAGGAACTTGCCCTCTTTAGTTCAGACACGACACGAACTTCGGTGTCTTGTCACGTGAATCTGCCACCTTGTCTCATGGATCTTGTGGGTGCTTCGTCCTTTGAACTGCGATCACGATAAGAAAGATGGGTTAACAAAAGCCCGGTGTTTGCTTTCCCATGTTCTGTTCTAGAATTGTTGGCCACCACTTGAGAAAAACTGGCAGAGTGTGGTGGGCCTTCGTTCGACCCAATGTTTAGTTAAAGGCTACCTGTTCTTGATCACTGCATACTGCTGGAAAAGGAACTTGATGTAACAGCCGAAGCCTCAGCCAAAAAGCTCACAATGTGTGACGTTTTTTTTCTGGTGACGTAATAGGTCGGAATCTGTTCTTTTAACGTAACCTaacccatttcttcttcttctttttcttctcgttcattGTCTGTTCAAGTGATTTAAACATGTACGCAGGCATTCTTATAAGCACACATGCTCACTTATACAGCGTCagggatcaatcaatcaatcaatcaaaaacactttattaatccacatggaaattcagttgtgcaatcacaggttcgttgtaaacactggcataaaatcatcatgcgcaacataagaagagattaaaactagtcaaataagaattcccaatagctgacgatatactaaccccccccccccccccccccacacacacacacacatactcatgttaagacaatagggtattgcacaacaatatttgcaaatgaaaacatccaacaaaaaaagggtatagattactaaaaatgacatgtgcgcacgcacgcatgcaaacacacacacacacacacacacacacacacgttaagaccataaggtattgtacaacaatgcattaataaaaacatcaagggaataaatcgtatatataagtaaaatgcacacacacacacacacacacacacacacacacacacacacacacacactcattcacacacacacacactcacacacacacatacaacgtatgcatgcacataacatatgtcacgccaataaaattagtacattaacattaagatacatgaaatccaagtaaaataagaaaatatttgaaaatcacttccgatcacacacacacagaaatgcttgcccgtgctcacccgctcagtcccacatgcacgcataatgtctgctcccatgcactcgtctgctggtgaagttcaggtgttgctgtggcgagggggcttgggggggtgggagggttcactcatgagttagtgtattggatgttttgattgtgtgcgcgaatggctgtaggaataaatgaattaatgtatcgacgAGGGAAAAGTGTcggtattaaaaaaataattaaaaaaaaaaatgtcgtcgGCCTCTTTCCGTCTCGAGAGATGATGGTTGCACCAGAAAATTAGTCACTGCCGGGCGTTGCACTaactgctgtggctgtgtagaccaatGCTGGAGTGgtaatctctactgcatgtgggacagataaTTATAAGAATATGCTGCTTGGTTTTACAGAATTTGACTTAACTTGCgggtggctctttttctcctctactCAGCGAGTCGATGTGGCttctctcttgcttgcttcacCCCTCCCAGAatgacagataataataataataataataataatactaacaataatagtatcagtagctcaaggaggcgtcactgcgttcggtcaaatccatatacgctacaccacatctgccaagcagatgcttgaccagcagcgtaacccaacgcgcttagtcaggccttaagaaaaaacaaaaacaacaacaaaaaaaacaaaaacgtaataataataataataataataataacagataacAATGGAATGGAGGAGTAATCAGTCATACTACAAATAAACGAAATTAACACAAGCTACTCACCCACAGAATGGCATACTACCTCAGTGACTGATGTAACAAATTGCTGGCTGGGAATTATACAAAGCGCCTTGAATAGCGCTAGGCTAGACTCactgttttttctgtttccatccaggtgttttacagtgaatttgaaattgtttttatcAATGATGGTGAATATGTATTATGTGCTttttatcccccttttttttctcttaagacTTTTAAATTCATGCCTTATGCTGTAACGTTATGAATCTTATttgagcgcacgcgcgtgcgtgcgtgtgtgtgcgtgcgtgcgtgcgtgtgtgtgtgtgtgtgtgtgtgtgtaattcgggtcatgtgtgtatacacatgcatacatatatcgtaataatatgtgtctgtgcgtgtgtgtctgtctctgtgagcgtgcgtgtgtgtgtgtgtgtgtgtgtgtgtgtgtgtgtgtgtgtaggggggttggcgggggcgggtgggtgggggttgttggggggatgggggtgcttTGATACTTGGTCTACGTAGAAGATGTGGATGtgattttgtgttttgtgtacagagattttttttattttgttatattttactcgtgtaatgtgccttgagcattactgtattataatgaaaggcgcaatataaataaactattattattattattattattacttgtctAGTAACCTGCTCCATACGAGCAAGTAGCAATGTTGTACTTTTGTCGGTTTTAGACTGTATGTATTTTCCTCGTTTTGGCTTGCTGAATCTCCATTTCATATTTACTGTTTGTAAATCTTGTCAACCTTGAAACTTTTAGAAGTTCATCAAATGTTCCATGCAAATCTGTTTATGAAGGCTGTGTATTCTACGAAATAGGTCTACGTATATcccatatgtgtgcatgtagccttgatatgtgtgtgcgtgtgtgtgtgtgtgtgtgtgtgtgtgtgtgtgtgtgtgtgcgtgtttgcgtgcatgtgtttgtacgtgtatgtgtgcttgcgcacgcgcacgcgcgcgtgtgtgtatgtgcacccgcataccttttttttttttttcaatcttagaAACTGGGTTAAAGTGTTTTGTATTGATAATTATTTTTCATAAAAAGGTCTATGTCAAATTTAGCTTGATAGAAGATTTGCAAGATAACTTGCATCCGAGCTTGGAGTAGGTATATAGGTATACCATGGAAAACAGCAATGAGTGATTGCTTAAAACTAAAGTGATCATGGAGATAAGAAAACTCTCTGCCTGGTGACTTTTCGGTATTTCAGTTCAGGTGTTGTGGCAGAACATCGAAACTACTACATAATTCACGTATTTAGTTTCAATGCGatacgtgtgtgtctgtagataGGTTTAATATTACAAAGTGTGATCTCTACTCCAAGTTCGGCTGCAAGTTATCTTGCAAATCTTCTATATAGGCTAGTTTTGACatagacttttgttgttgttgttgttgataaatgaTTGTGATCACTTCAAAGGTGTATCCGAAATTTACAGATCAATGgaacctgttcacacacacacacacacacacacacacacacacacacacacacacacacacacacacacacacacacacaccagttctcaACATAGCACTTTTTATTTGATATACACGGTGATTTAATATGATGTGAAAAGACAACGTgattaaacaaaagaaagcaacgtCAGTTTATTAATATAAACAGAATAGGCAAATTATACATAGGCCTAATGGTGACGATAATAAAAGGATGCTAACAACAATCATTATCCTATCAATAATCTTAATCATAAGAAGGAAACATGAAAAACAACGAAATATGCAACCAGAGCACGTCATTATTTTGATAGCAAATACAATTATGTACACACTGCGTTCATATTATGCGTAGTCCTAAAAGTGTCCATAATATGTCATCTGCATTGCTTATGATTATTAGGCGAGCATTCTTTATCAATAGTACCAtcgtaataaaaacaacaacaacacacaaacagaaggagagaacgaaaaaaaagaagcaattatTAAACCCATTAATTAAAATTTGATAAAAACGGTATACCACGGATGCAAGAATTCATTTTGTCAATTTCCTGTTGCTATCAGTGAAGAAACAAAATCTTTCTTTAAGCTATGCAATAAGCAAGACACGAAAAAACCAAGAGAATGGACATGAGGTCCATACTTGTACGTTATCCCATTGCACGGAAATTGCCAGCCTCTCTCCCAAGCCCTCCGTTTCTCAAGTCATGGGCCCCTCTGTTGCTGTCATTTACTGTTATTACTTTCTAACTTCATGAGTGAATGCAGCGCTTCTGATTCAGCTGGCAGTGAACGCTTGACACAGGagcgaaaagagaagaaagaggaaccGGGTCATGCAGGCAGAACCGAGAGATTCCACACTGGAAATCAGGCATCAGCGGGCGGTGGAGCCTTTGTACTGTCGGACATAGTGACAACAGTGGTGGTGGATGCGGGGATTGGGGCAGACGGTGCACGTGACGACCCGAAGCGGGCACGGTACATGCGCCACACGCGCGTGTTACACACGTAGGACAAGAAGAGCAGCAGGCCCTGGGAGGCAGTGCAGAGCTCCGCCAGCACCAGCAGCCACTCCTGGTGGCCAGAGAACTCCGCCAGGACCACCAGCACCCAGCCAAGGCCAGTCACCGTGGCCAGCTTGGCGTACACCAGCACGTCACGGCGCGCGCTGCCCACCGTCGCCTGCAGACGCCGCACGCGCATGATGGCCACGACGGTgaggaggaagcagaggaggTTGGTGACCACCACCCCGCCCAGAGGCAGCAGAAAGGCCAGGATGAGGAGCGGGTCAAAGCCGGTGTCCAGGAAGCACAGCTTTCCACCATACCCTGTGCTGGCGCCGCCTGACACAGCGACAGTAACGACGGCAGTGAGTGCCACAGCGCCGACTGAGAGAAGAACTGTGAAAAGAACGTTGTGCAGGAAGGCTTTCTTCACTTCACGTTGAGTTAAAGCGTGGCGGGTTTTGGCGAAAAAGACGCGAACCATGTGCACACAGCCGACGTTCATCCACAACAAAGCCGTCAGCCACAACCAATGGGTGaccacacccacagccacacacacgttcTCGCTGCCAGAGCTGCGAAGCCAAGGAATCAACAGGCTGAGGTGGGCAATTGCCAGAGTGAAGCAGAGCCCCATGTTGTTCAAGCCGGGGAGAGAACGAAGCTCGCTGAACAGCGAGTAGGTGAGGAAGGTGGCTgccagacacagcacagagatgCTGCTGCACACTATGCTCGTGATCTGTCGGGCCAAGGACACGCCTCGCCCTGGGTGGACCACGGTCACGTTCTCAGGAAACACATCTAAATAGACGTAATGACACATGACTAGCTCCTCCCCCACAAGTCGCAGCTTGCTGGAATAGTCCCTGGCGTCAAAGGACACGGGCTGAAGGTCAGCATCCAGATAGTTTGGAAATCGTATTTCAACTTTCCTTTGAGAAACTTCCACCTCGAACTCATCTTCATGAAAACGGAGATGCTGACAAACCAGAAGGTCAGACAACGGCAGAAACAGGTGCTCAAGACCATCTAAAGGTTCAGTCGGGTTCATTTTGAAAAAGCGAAAGCTGCTTTGGTCAGTATCGCCACCTTTAAGATGAACAAAACCAGCTGCTCCTTCGCCATCTTTAAAAAGACCCGACGTCATATCCAGCGCTCTCAGTGTGACAGTCCACTGACCTAGGTCGACAGTCCAGTTCTTCGCGAAGACCTTTCTCAAGGCTTTGCTTTCAACATCATCACGACCTTCCTTCTGAGAAGCCACGACGTTCACTTCAGCGACAGCAGCAAGGAAAGAAGCAGAGAGCTGATCGGCCTCCCCAATCTCTCGCTCCACTACCCCGACAACGTTGTCTGTGGCGTGGGGCCTCACTTTCCCGTCCGCCATCAACGTGTCCAGACTGGCCCGGTACTTGTGGTAGAAACAAGCCTGGTCTTGTGTAGCTGCCGCTGTGAGTGTTGAAGAGACCTCAGTGGACACCGCCCAGAACACATGCTTTATTGCTTCGTTTAGTACGGCACGATAGTCACAGTCATGCTTCTGCGTGTGTTGGGACTGTGAATCATTTGTCACGGGCACTGAAAGTGGCGTCTGGGAGGAAGTGGGTtcagtggtggagggggtggtggtggtggcgtccgAAGGAAGGCGGAGCCTGGTGGTGAGTGCCACAGGCTGCAGCGCCATCTTCAGGCGGTAACCCAAGCCACGGACCCTGTCCACCGCTGTCACGCACTGCTGGCCGGGACCTGCCACCTTCCCTTTGCTGCACTGCAACTTCAGGCACCCTCTCTGGAACAACAAGTAAAGGTACGGTGTGGTGTAAGTTAGGTTCCACTTGATGGAAGAGGTGTACGTTAGGTTCCGTTTCATAGAACAGGTGTAAGATGAGTTCCGTTTCATGGAACATATGTAGCTTCCATTTCATGGAACAGGTGTAAGTTAGCTTCCACTTCATTGAACAGGTGTATGTTAGGTTCCGTTTCATAGCACAGAACAGGTGTTAAATGGGTTCCGTTTCATGGAACATATGTAGCTTCCACATCATAGAACAGGTATAAGCTTCCATTTCGTGGAACAGGTGTACGTTATGTTCCGTTTCATAGAACGGGTGTAAGATGGGTCCCATTTCATGGAACGGGTGTGAGTTAAGCCCCCTTCCATGGAACAGGTGTAAATTAGATTCAAGTTCATGGAACAGGTGAAAGTTTCGTTGCAGTTCATGGAACAGATGtaaatttcgtttcatttcgtgtAACAGGTGTATGTTCCATTTCATGTAAGAGGTGTAGATTCCATTTAATGGAACAGATGTAAGTTACGTTTCAGTTCGCGGAACAGGTGTTAGTTTCGTTCTATTTCATGGAACAGGTGTAAATTAGATTCAAGTTCGTGGAAAGGTGTAAATTAGATAACAGTGCATGGAGCAGGTGTAAATTAGGTTTCAGTTCATGGAACAGGCGTACCTTTCCTTCCAGTTCGAAGAAGAggtttatgtttctttttatgGAACATATTATGTAGTTTCCATTTCATGGAACTGATGTAAGTTAGGTTCCAGTTCATGGAACAGGTGTAGGTAGGTTCCATTTCATGGAATATATGT
This window encodes:
- the LOC143285688 gene encoding uncharacterized protein LOC143285688 → MTYTSETSVVTHTDLVKGLHGEVTKSVTTIRAEDCPKAQWKHPSRGCLKLQCSKGKVAGPGQQCVTAVDRVRGLGYRLKMALQPVALTTRLRLPSDATTTTPSTTEPTSSQTPLSVPVTNDSQSQHTQKHDCDYRAVLNEAIKHVFWAVSTEVSSTLTAAATQDQACFYHKYRASLDTLMADGKVRPHATDNVVGVVEREIGEADQLSASFLAAVAEVNVVASQKEGRDDVESKALRKVFAKNWTVDLGQWTVTLRALDMTSGLFKDGEGAAGFVHLKGGDTDQSSFRFFKMNPTEPLDGLEHLFLPLSDLLVCQHLRFHEDEFEVEVSQRKVEIRFPNYLDADLQPVSFDARDYSSKLRLVGEELVMCHYVYLDVFPENVTVVHPGRGVSLARQITSIVCSSISVLCLAATFLTYSLFSELRSLPGLNNMGLCFTLAIAHLSLLIPWLRSSGSENVCVAVGVVTHWLWLTALLWMNVGCVHMVRVFFAKTRHALTQREVKKAFLHNVLFTVLLSVGAVALTAVVTVAVSGGASTGYGGKLCFLDTGFDPLLILAFLLPLGGVVVTNLLCFLLTVVAIMRVRRLQATVGSARRDVLVYAKLATVTGLGWVLVVLAEFSGHQEWLLVLAELCTASQGLLLFLSYVCNTRVWRMYRARFGSSRAPSAPIPASTTTVVTMSDSTKAPPPADA